The following is a genomic window from Marinobacter sp. NP-4(2019).
CCATCATGTCAACATCACCATGTGTAAGGCGAAGGCCAACGGCAACTACATCAACTCCATGCTGGCGCTGAATGAAGCCATCGCAAGCGGTTGCGAAGAGGCGTTGTTGCTGGATAACGAAGGTTATGTGGCCGAAGGTTCCGGTGAGAACATCTTCATCATGCGCGACGGTGTACTGCACACTCCGGAGCTGACGTCCTGCCTGGAAGGCATCACCCGCGCCACTATTCTGGAGTTCGCGCGGGAGCTGAACATTCCGGTGAAAGAGCGCCGCATTACCCGCGACGAGGTTTATATCGCGGATGAGGCCTTCTTCACCGGCACCGCCGCCGAGGTGCTGCCGATCCGTGAGCTGGACGGTCGCGTGATTGGCGCCGGCAAGCGTGGTCCGGTCACCGAGAAGCTGCAGGCGATGTACTTCGATGCGGTGAAGGGCAAGTCCCCCGGGCACAGCGGCTGGCTGACCCACGTAAAGGGCTGATCCCGGACGGAGCGTTCGCAAGCCGCCGTTGACTGTCACAGCCCGGCGGCTTTGTTATTTCCAAATCATATTGACCTGCAGGACGAGCAAATGGCAGACGTAATCAAGGTACCGGTATCGTTTGGTGAGGTGCTGGACAAAATCACCATTCTCGAAATCAAATCCGAGCGCATCCAGGACGAGGCCAAAGTCAAAAACGTCCGTCTCGAACTGGATGAACTGAGCGCCACCTGGGATGAAGCGGTGAAAGACAAGGCGGCAGAGATAGCCGACCTGCGTAAGCAGCTGAAGGCCGTTAATGAAGAGCTGTGGGTGATCGAGGACGACATCCGTGACCAGGAAGCGGCACAGGACTTCGGCCCGAAGTTCATCGAACTGGCGCGCGCGGTTTATGTCACTAACGACAAACGTGCCGCCATCAAGAAAGAAATCAACCTGGCACTGGGCTCCCGCTTCGTGGAAGAAAAGTCCTACCAGGACTACACCGCCCGCAAGTAATTGCGTGACTGGGCAGGCGACCTACAAAAACTGTTTGAGTATTAATTCCCTCTCCCCTCGCGGGAGAGGGCCAGGGAGAGGGGGGCATCAGATCACCCCAAATCCGCCGCCACTTCCGCCCCTGCAACCCGCCGAGCCTCAACCCACCGATCCAGCATGGCAGTGGCATCCTCTACCGTCACCAGTTCCATCGCACCTTCGAATTCCGCTTTGGCACCCCAGCGAGCGTTGTCCACGGTCTTGCCGGTAAACTTCTCCAGCGCCTCCGGATAGCGATTCACACACCATTCCAGGGAGTTGTAGGGGCCTGAGCGGTAGGGATTGCTGGCGGCATAGATGCCCAGCACGTCGGTGCCCACCGCGCTGGCAATATGGGCCGGGCCAGTGTCGGGGGCGACCGCGAGGTCAGCATGGGTGAGCAGAGCGGTCAGCTGCTTGAGGGTGTCATTGCCACAGATGTTGTGAGCTTTTTCTTTCATCGCGCTTTCAATAGCGGCGCAGTATTCCACCTCAAATGGTGCCGGGCTGCCGACCAGGGTCACCTTCATGCCGTGATGTCGGACGGCATGGTCCGCAAGCTGAGCGTAGCGCTCCGCTGGCCAGTTTCTCAGGATGTGACTGGCGCAGGGACTGATCACCAGGTTCAGGCGATCGTCCGCCAACTGCTCCCGGGCAAACGTATGATCGGCCTCGGTCAGGGGAATGGTCCAACGGGGTGGCGCGGCTTTCAGCCCCAGCGGCTCCAGAAAACTGGCGAGACAGTCCCGCACGTGTTGCTTCGGGGTTGGTGCAATACGCTTGTTGATAAACAGGCTGTGAAGGTCCTTGCTGCGGGCCTTGTCATGACCCACCTTCACTTTTGCCGGGATCAGCGCGGCGGCCAGATTGGCCCGAAAAGCCACCTGCATGTGGAGGAGGGCGTCAAAATGCCGCCCACGCAGCGTCTGGCGAAGCTCGGCGTAGCCCTTGCGGCCGGCTTTCTTGTCAAAGACTATAAACTCCACGCCCGGGAGATCGCCGATCAGCTTGGCTTCGATCTTGCCAATGACCCAGGTGATCTTTATGCCGGGGCACTGCTCCTGAAGGCTCAGAACCACCGGAATCACATGGGTCACATCGCCGATGGCGGATAGGCGCAGGATGCAGATGGAATTCATTGATTATTAATCCGTACAAGTTTTAAAAGCGGGTTTGTGGAGCTTTGCTGGTAATCATTGGTAAACTGGCCGCCATTCTAGCGTACTCGCATACTCACGTCCCGGCGGACCTGCAGGGTGAAGTTGCTGTTATTAATTTCTGGAATTCGGGAAGTCATGGCTGAGTCTGAAATTTGTCTTCGGGAAAACGGCTCACGGTTGTTGGTTCACCCTGATTACAGAGATGAAGTAACTGGTGCCTGGTTTAATCCCGGATATTGGGGTGGCCGGGCACGACCGGTCAGCAGTGGCGGCCGTGGCGGTGCGTGGTTTATTACTGCGGGCAGCCACGAGATGGTGTTACGGGAGTATCGCCGAGGGGGGCTGATCGCGAAGATCTCCCAAAAGGCCTACGTCTTCACGGGTGAATCTACCGTCCGCTCGTTCGCGGAGTTTCGGCTTCTGAATCAGTTGGCCGGCATGGCACTACCTGTGCCCCGGCCGGTCGCTGCCTGGTATCGGAAAACCTCGTTACTACAATATCAGGCCGCCCTTATTATTGAAAAGCTGGAGGGAACTACGCCCCTGGCAGAGCTGATAACCAGTCTGGATGATGGGGCATGGCAGCTCTTGGGCGGCACCATACGCCGTTTTCATGACGCTGGTGTCCGTCACGCTGACCTGAACTGTTTTAATGTGCTGGTCCGGGATGGCGAGTTCTTTCTGATTGATTTTGATAAGGGGCGCATCATGGATGGGACGGCATCTGCTCGCTGGAAAGCCTCCAATCTTGAACGCTTTGCCCGATCTTTGAGGAAAGTTGCAGGGGAGGCTGCTCAGGCGCGTGTCTGGGAGTCATTTGTGCTTGGATATTATGGGAGTCAGTCCACTTGAGTGATCAACAAAAAAGTAATTCGCTTCCGGCCATTCTTTGTCTGACTGATTCCTGCGATCGTCCTGAATCAGAGCTTTTTATCGGCCTGAAAAAAGCCGGGTTTGACGTGGACGTCATGTGCAACCCGAAAGGACGGAACTATCAGCGTCTGGTTGATGAAAATATGGTGGTACAGCCGATGGCCCTGCAGAACCGTTTTGACAAGGCCGGTACGGAAGCCATCCGAGATCAGCTCACTCGCAAAAAGTACGACATTATTCATGCCTACAACCCGAGAGCTCTGGCTTGTGGTTTGCGGGCGTCCAAGGATATGGATCTTGAGGTTGTGGCTTATCGGGGGGTGATAGGCAACATCAGTTTTCTCAATCCGGAATCCTGGATTACCTTTCTTCATCCGCGGGTCAGCAAAATTGTTTGTGTCGCTGACGCCATCAAGGAATATCTGGCCAGCCTGCGGTTTCTTTGGTTGCACATCCCCGACCATAAGTTGCAGCGTATATACAAAGGCCACGATCTGAGCTGGTATCAGGATGAGCCAGCCGATCTGAGCCAGTTTGGTGTGCCGGAGGGTGCCTTCGTTGTGTGCTGTACGGGGCGCAACTCACCGAGAAAGGGGTTCGATGTGTTGATCCGGGCAGTGGATGAGCTCCCCGACGATGTGGAGGTGCACCTGCTGCTGGTCGGCGATCTTATCGATAATAAAAAGCTTCAGGCTCAGGTGGAAGAAACCTCTCACCCCGAACGCATTCACTTTACCGGTTATCGTCAGGACGCGCCGGCCATTGCCGCGGCCAGCGATGTTTTCGTATTGCCTTCAACGGAGCGTGAAGGTTTGCCGCGGGCGGTTATCGAGGCCATGGCCTATGGCACAACCCCCGTGGTAACGGCCGTGGGGGGGATGCCAGAGCTGGTTGACGATGGTCTCGGTGGTATAGTGGTGGCCCCTAAGAGTCCGTCTTCCTTGTCTTCAGCGATTGAGCGGCTCTATCGTAACCGTGGTTTATTGTCGGGTATGGGGAAGGCTGCCCGTGAGCGGATTGCCAAACACTTCCATACCTCGCAAACGGTTCGCGAAACGGGTGAACTATACAGATCTCTGGCGGGCAGGCGTTGAATGCGACGTTATCTGTTTTTTGTTAACCAACCCTATTCCTATTCGATACTCCGCCCCCTGCAGGATGAAATCCGCAAGCGAGGGGGGGAGGCAGCCTGGTTTGTCGCCGGTTGCACGGCGGCTCCCTTGCGGGCTGATGAGCATCATTTGAAGACCGTTCAGGAGGTCATGGAGTACAACGCAGACGCGACGTTTGTTCCGGGAGACTGGGTTCCCTATTTTTTTCCTGGGATCAAGGTTGAGGTCTTCCATGGTATGGCTCGCAACAAGCGGGGCCATAGCAGTGAGAGTGAAAGCGACCATTACCGTATACGTGGGTGGTTTGATCTCTACTGTACCCATGCTGAAAAAGACACAGCCAAGTTTCAGGAACTGGCTGACAAGCACCGTCACTTTGCCGTTGCGAAGACCGGGTGGCCGAAGCTGGATCCATTGCTGGAGAAAGGCGTCAGAGGGCCCAGGGAGCGAAGTGACGACGCTCTGCCCGTTGTGTTTTACGCTTCAACCTTTAGTCGTTCCGTCACTTCGGCTCCAGATCTGGTTGATAAGATTGGGGAGTTATCTCGTAGCGGTCGGTGGAAGTTCATCGTTACTCTCCATCCCAAGATGGACCCCTCAGTGGTGGAGCAGTACCGCGCGTTGGCGGGCGAGAACTTACGGTTCGTGGAGAGCCATGAAGATCTTTTGCCCATTCTGCCCGAGGCAGATGTAATGCTCTGTGACACCTCGTCCATCATGTTTGAGTTTATGTTCCTGGATCGTCCAGTGGTGACGTTCAAGACGAAGATGCCGGGGCCTTATCTGATTGACGTGGATGAGGTTGGAAAGGTTGAGCCTGCTCTTCAGGAAGCCCTTATGGCTTTGCCTGAGCTAATGGACGCAACGCGAGCTTTATGCAAGGAGTTGCATAGCTTTTCCGATGGCAAGTCAAGTAGCCGTATACTTGATGCCGTTGACCATTTTCTGGCGCACGATCGTATGAAGCTAAAAAGTAAGCCATTGAACTTTATAAGAAAAGTGAAGGTTAGACGTCGATTGAAGCAAGAGCTGAAAAAGGGAGCTTTAAAACGGTGATCCCTATTCTTGTAATCAATATCGATTCTGCAAAAGAGCGGTGGAGCAATATATCTTCCCAGCTACATGCGTACGGAAAGAACGTCAGTCGCTTGGAGGCAGTTGATGGGAAGCACTACGACCACCCACTTTTCATAAATTACGATCATGATTTGAGGAAAAAATGTAAAGGAGAGGGGCTCTCTAGGGGGCAGCTTGGCTGTTTCGCAAGTCACTATCTTGCGTGGAAGAAATGTGTAGAGCTTAAGAGCTCGGTTGTTATTTTGGAAGATGATGTAACGATTGTTGAGCCGCATTTTTCTGAGTTTCTGCAGCGTGCTCCTTTGCTTGACTCCCGTTATGAGTGTATACGGTTGTTTGCCAATAACTCCAAGAGTCATCGTGAAATACCGCTTGAAGATTGTGGCAGTTTTCGTATTGTCAAATATACAAAGGGGCCTATGAGTGCCATGGGATATTACTTGACGCCGGCTGGCGCAAGTAAGTTCATAAAAAACTCTAAACCTTGGTTCTTGCCTGTTGACATATATATGGACCGGTTTTGGAAAAACGGCGTTGAGTGTTTTGGTTTGAACGAGCCCGTTGTAAAGCACGAGTATATTTTTGAATCTATGATAGGGTATGCCGCTGATCGGCCTAAAAGATCGATAGGGTTAACTATAAAGCGTGAGTGGTTCGCGGCTTGTGAGGTCAGCAAACGCTTTCTACACAATACGCGTTTTCGCTTGGGTCGTTAAATCCCTGAGGACTTCGTTAATTACTTTTCGATAGCTTTCCCAGTGTCCACAGGCCGGCGTATTTGTTGAACGTAACCTGAGCATAGGTTACGGCGGTCAGATATCCCACCGCACCATCCAGAAAACCAAAACGGATAAAGTAGACCTGCACAAAGGTCATCAAACCGCGTAGGGTGGGATAGATCATGGTCCGGGTTTTCTTACCTTTGCGGTGCTTCTCCCTGGCGCCCAGCCAAGCGTACTTGGCGCTTTTCTCCAGGGAATGCCCGAAGTCCCGATGAGTATAGTGGGTGAGTCGGCCGCGAAGGGTTTTAACCTTGCGGCCTTCCGGAATCAGGATGCGCTCGTGAACCAGCGCATCGGAGAATCGCACTCCTTCCCGTCGGAACAACCGTAGAGGCGCCCGTCCACTGCGCCCGAAATCCAGGCGCTTTCCATATATGGTCACCGCCCAGGGCAGCTTATAGGCATCGGCATCAGGCTCTGATAGATGGTGGTTAATTTCTCTCGCCAGCTCAGGTGTAACGCGTTCGTCAGCATCCAGAGACAGAACCCAGTCACCGCTTGCCTTATCAAGAGCGCGTTGCTTCTGAATACCAAACCCTGGCCAGTCAGTTACTTCAACAACATCGGCGTATTGACGGGCAATCTCGACCGTCCTGTCGGAACTGCCGCTGTCCAGAACTATGATTTCATCGGCGACCAATCGCGCTGATTTGAGACAGTCCTCGATGTGATCTTCTTCGTTCATGGTGATCACGGTCGCGGATACGCTGACCTTGCGCTGACGGGTGTAGGAGGCAGCCAGT
Proteins encoded in this region:
- a CDS encoding CDP-glycerol glycerophosphotransferase family protein; translated protein: MRRYLFFVNQPYSYSILRPLQDEIRKRGGEAAWFVAGCTAAPLRADEHHLKTVQEVMEYNADATFVPGDWVPYFFPGIKVEVFHGMARNKRGHSSESESDHYRIRGWFDLYCTHAEKDTAKFQELADKHRHFAVAKTGWPKLDPLLEKGVRGPRERSDDALPVVFYASTFSRSVTSAPDLVDKIGELSRSGRWKFIVTLHPKMDPSVVEQYRALAGENLRFVESHEDLLPILPEADVMLCDTSSIMFEFMFLDRPVVTFKTKMPGPYLIDVDEVGKVEPALQEALMALPELMDATRALCKELHSFSDGKSSSRILDAVDHFLAHDRMKLKSKPLNFIRKVKVRRRLKQELKKGALKR
- a CDS encoding branched-chain amino acid transaminase; its protein translation is MSMADRDGLIWLDGEMVPWREAKTHVLTHTLHYGLGCFEGVRAYNTANGPAIFRLKEHTDRLFRSAHILNMKMPFTKEQLNEAQCAAVRENNLDEAYLRPMVFLGSEGMGLRADNLQVHVMVAAWSWPSYMSPEAKEMGIKVRTSSYTRHHVNITMCKAKANGNYINSMLALNEAIASGCEEALLLDNEGYVAEGSGENIFIMRDGVLHTPELTSCLEGITRATILEFARELNIPVKERRITRDEVYIADEAFFTGTAAEVLPIRELDGRVIGAGKRGPVTEKLQAMYFDAVKGKSPGHSGWLTHVKG
- a CDS encoding 3-deoxy-D-manno-octulosonic acid kinase, which codes for MKLLLLISGIREVMAESEICLRENGSRLLVHPDYRDEVTGAWFNPGYWGGRARPVSSGGRGGAWFITAGSHEMVLREYRRGGLIAKISQKAYVFTGESTVRSFAEFRLLNQLAGMALPVPRPVAAWYRKTSLLQYQAALIIEKLEGTTPLAELITSLDDGAWQLLGGTIRRFHDAGVRHADLNCFNVLVRDGEFFLIDFDKGRIMDGTASARWKASNLERFARSLRKVAGEAAQARVWESFVLGYYGSQST
- a CDS encoding glycosyltransferase family 4 protein, with amino-acid sequence MSDQQKSNSLPAILCLTDSCDRPESELFIGLKKAGFDVDVMCNPKGRNYQRLVDENMVVQPMALQNRFDKAGTEAIRDQLTRKKYDIIHAYNPRALACGLRASKDMDLEVVAYRGVIGNISFLNPESWITFLHPRVSKIVCVADAIKEYLASLRFLWLHIPDHKLQRIYKGHDLSWYQDEPADLSQFGVPEGAFVVCCTGRNSPRKGFDVLIRAVDELPDDVEVHLLLVGDLIDNKKLQAQVEETSHPERIHFTGYRQDAPAIAAASDVFVLPSTEREGLPRAVIEAMAYGTTPVVTAVGGMPELVDDGLGGIVVAPKSPSSLSSAIERLYRNRGLLSGMGKAARERIAKHFHTSQTVRETGELYRSLAGRR
- a CDS encoding DUF6165 family protein, which codes for MADVIKVPVSFGEVLDKITILEIKSERIQDEAKVKNVRLELDELSATWDEAVKDKAAEIADLRKQLKAVNEELWVIEDDIRDQEAAQDFGPKFIELARAVYVTNDKRAAIKKEINLALGSRFVEEKSYQDYTARK
- a CDS encoding glycosyltransferase family 25 protein, with the protein product MIPILVINIDSAKERWSNISSQLHAYGKNVSRLEAVDGKHYDHPLFINYDHDLRKKCKGEGLSRGQLGCFASHYLAWKKCVELKSSVVILEDDVTIVEPHFSEFLQRAPLLDSRYECIRLFANNSKSHREIPLEDCGSFRIVKYTKGPMSAMGYYLTPAGASKFIKNSKPWFLPVDIYMDRFWKNGVECFGLNEPVVKHEYIFESMIGYAADRPKRSIGLTIKREWFAACEVSKRFLHNTRFRLGR
- a CDS encoding glycosyltransferase family 9 protein, with translation MNSICILRLSAIGDVTHVIPVVLSLQEQCPGIKITWVIGKIEAKLIGDLPGVEFIVFDKKAGRKGYAELRQTLRGRHFDALLHMQVAFRANLAAALIPAKVKVGHDKARSKDLHSLFINKRIAPTPKQHVRDCLASFLEPLGLKAAPPRWTIPLTEADHTFAREQLADDRLNLVISPCASHILRNWPAERYAQLADHAVRHHGMKVTLVGSPAPFEVEYCAAIESAMKEKAHNICGNDTLKQLTALLTHADLAVAPDTGPAHIASAVGTDVLGIYAASNPYRSGPYNSLEWCVNRYPEALEKFTGKTVDNARWGAKAEFEGAMELVTVEDATAMLDRWVEARRVAGAEVAADLG